In Cryptomeria japonica chromosome 10, Sugi_1.0, whole genome shotgun sequence, a genomic segment contains:
- the LOC131029964 gene encoding 11S globulin seed storage protein Ana o 2.0101 has product MERNMRTSLIMALLLLCTWSCSEMVNGQQQQQQRRQQQQQQSCRGHHLRAQQPYESIKSEAGTIELSTRQDNDELDCAGVEIIRETIERDGLSVPRFQNTPELVYIVEGEGRLGVVFPGCPETFRRPPFGAGQGECQRRRRGSRQEEGEGEEEERGSEEERSRREQECARDESSQKVRRVRRGDVVAIFAGAAYWWFNDGDKPLRIVAIADSSNYQNQLDKSYRPFFLAGSPATRERRERLGEGRNYGGNMLAGFDTDMLAEAFGVRKNTARNLQENDKGRGLIIRVTEQHRRRLGQIVSLNEEETENDLPSTENGLVQLFCNMRLRHNADRPEDADVFVRDGGRLNTINRFKLRALTHLNLAAERGVLRPRAMFAPSWLSCHAILYATRGDARIQVVDNRGERVFDARVQEGQFLVIPQFYAVVKRAGDQGFEWIAFTTSHSPIRSSFTGRNSVLKGMPQEVVMHAYNISRREAHELRWNREHEFLILPPRRQEYERGRSNQ; this is encoded by the exons ATGGAGAGAAATATGAGAACATCCCTCATAATGGCACTGCTCTTGCTATGCACTTGGTCTTGTTCTGAGATGGTTAATGGCCAGCAACAGCAGCAGCAGAGGAGGCAGCAGCAGCAGCAACAATCATGCAGAGGGCACCATCTGCGTGCTCAGCAACCCTATGAGAGTATCAAATCGGAAGCTGGCACCATTGAGCTCTCCACCAGACAGGACAATGATGAATTGGATTGTGCAGGTGTTGAGATCATCAGAGAGACAATTGAAAGAGATGGGCTTTCGGTGCCCAGATTCCAAAACACCCCTGAACTGGTGTATATTGTTGAGG GTGAGGGTAGGCTGGGGGTGGTTTTCCCCGGGTGCCCTGAAACTTTCAGGCGGCCTCCTTTTGGAGCGGGGCAAGGTGAGTGCCAACGAAGGAGGAGAGGTTCgcgacaagaagaaggagaaggagaagaagaagaaaggggaagTGAAGAAGAGAGGAGCAGGCGTGAACAGGAGTGTGCTCGGGACGAAAGCTCTCAGAAGGTGAGGCGGGTGAGGAGAGGAGACGTGGTAGCCATTTTTGCAGGAGCAGCATATTGGTGGTTCAACGATGGTGACAAACCCCTTAGAATTGTGGCCATTGCCGACTCATCCAACTATCAAAATCAGCTTGACAAGAGCTACCGC CCCTTCTTTTTGGCGGGATCCCCTGCAACTCGGGAGAGAAGAGAAAGATTAGGAGAGGGAAGGAACTATGGAGGCAATATGCTGGCAGGATTTGATACGGACATGCTGGCGGAGGCTTTTGGAGTGAGAAAGAACACAGCTAGGAACCTGCAAGAGAACGACAAGGGAAGAGGCCTAATCATCAGGGTCACTGAACAACATCGAAGACGACTTGGGCAAATTGTTTCCCTTAATGAGGAAGAAACAGAGAATGATTTACCTTCGACCGAAAACGGACTTGTCCAACTGTTCTGCAACATGCGGTTGCGCCACAATGCCGACCGCCCAGAAGATGCAGACGTGTTTGTAAGAGATGGGGGACGACTGAACACAATAAACCGCTTCAAACTCCGCGCGCTCACTCACTTAAACTTGGCAGCCGAGAGAGGCGTTCTCCGCCCT AGAGCAATGTTTGCACCATCATGGCTTTCGTGTCACGCAATATTGTACGCCACCAGAGGCGATGCCCGAATTCAGGTTGTGGATAACAGAGGAGAAAGGGTGTTCGATGCAAGAGTTCAGGAAGGCCAGTTCCTCGTCATTCCTCAGTTTTATGCCGTGGTGAAGAGGGCCGGTGACCAGGGCTTCGAGTGGATTGCCTTCACCACAAGCCACAG TCCAATCCGATCGAGCTTCACTGGAAGAAATTCGGTTTTGAAGGGGATGCCTCAAGAGGTTGTGATGCATGCATACAACATTTCAAGGAGAGAAGCTCATGAACTGAGGTGGAATAGAGAGCACGAGTTCCTCATTCTGCCCCCACGTCGACAAGaatatgaaagaggaagatcaaacCAGTGA